One Vespula pensylvanica isolate Volc-1 chromosome 1, ASM1446617v1, whole genome shotgun sequence genomic region harbors:
- the LOC122629838 gene encoding N-acetylglucosamine-6-sulfatase-like isoform X2 translates to MVLPTYIILLFYLHSFLCKGENIVLIIADDLDLVLDGMTPMKNTLNLIGGKGATFLNQFVASPICCPNRASILTGRYQHNHLTVNNSISGGCNSIEWQERQEPNTFAAHLKNEMNYITFYAGKYLNKYGSKSVGGVNHIPPGWDWWAALVGNSKYYNYTLSINGTKKEYGDEPEDYLTDVIANLVKEFFNRYNSNDNPFLMVLSPPAPHAPFTPADKHWLVKRGPSPLPQKILPKLDEIYRRRWESLLAVDELVKSVHDLLEQKDLLKDTYIIFTSDNGYHIGQFSMPMDKRQPYETDIRIPLLISGPGIPHSTVTKPISSVDLFATILQIAGLEHPSDGISFLRKTLSNDRTVLIEYRGEKSNYKPNTGCPSDNDLNLALCNQELACKCEDARNNTYSCIRRISPLHDNIFCIFEDNEAYIEAYDLTQDNYQMNNIGYSMKREHRYKFRKRLKKMVSCQDNECIFTNLGNTYY, encoded by the exons GGATG ACACCAATGAAGAATACGTTAAATCTTATTGGAGGTAAAGGTGcaacatttttaaatcaa TTCGTAGCATCTCCAATTTGTTGTCCTAACAGAGCTTCCATTCTAACCGGTAGATATCAACATAATCATTTAACagtaaataattctatttctgGAGGTTGTAATAGTATTGAATGGCAAGAAAGACAAGAACCTAATACGTTTGCTgcacatttaaaaaatgaaatgaattatattacattttatgctggaaaatatttgaataag TATGGAAGCAAAAGTGTTGGTGGGGTCAACCATATTCCACCAGGTTGGGATTGGTGGGCTGCGCTTGTTGGGAActcaaaatattacaattataccTTGTCTATTAAtggtacaaaaaaagaatatggaGATGAACCTGAGGATTACCTCACAGATGTGATA GCCAATTTAGTTAaggaattttttaatcgatacaaTTCCAACGATAATCCTTTTCTAATGGTATTGTCGCCTCCTGCACCTCATGCACCTTTTACACCAGCT gATAAACATTGGTTGGTCAAAAGAGGACCGTCGCCTCTTCCACAAAAAATATTGCCAAAATTAGACGAAATTTATAGGCGAAGATGGGAGAGCCTTTTAGCTGTCGATGAACTCGTTAAAAGTGTACATGACTTGTTAGAACAGAAAGATCTTttgaaagatacatatattatttttacatcggATAATGGATATCATATCG gACAATTCAGTATGCCAATGGATAAACGTCAACCATACGAAACTGATATAAGAATTCCATTACTGATCAGTGGTCCTGGAATACCTCACTCGACGGTAACTAAACCAATTAGTAGCGTAGATTTATTTGCTACGATCTTACAGATAGCTGGCTTAGAACATCCCTCGGATGGTATatctttcttaagaaaaacattgtcgaacgatcgaacagttttaatagaatatagaGGAGAAAAGTCAAATTATAAGCCAAATACTGGATGTCCTAGTGATAATGATCTAAATCTAGCT CTTTGCAATCAAGAATTGGCTTGTAAATGCGAGGATGCCAGAAATAATACTTACAGCTGTATTAGACGTATTTCTCCGTTacacgataatattttttgtatattcgaAGACAACGAG gCATACATCGAGGCTTACGATTTAACACAGGACAATTATCAAATGAATAACATCGGCTATAGTATGAAACGTGAACATAGATATAAGTTTAGAAAACGTCTTAAAAAGATGGTTTCTTGTCAGGATAATGAATGTATTTTTACAAACTTAGGaaatacgtattattaa
- the LOC122629838 gene encoding N-acetylglucosamine-6-sulfatase-like isoform X1, with protein sequence MVLPTYIILLFYLHSFLCKGENIVLIIADDLDLVLDGMTPMKNTLNLIGGKGATFLNQFVASPICCPNRASILTGRYQHNHLTVNNSISGGCNSIEWQERQEPNTFAAHLKNEMNYITFYAGKYLNKYGSKSVGGVNHIPPGWDWWAALVGNSKYYNYTLSINGTKKEYGDEPEDYLTDVIANLVKEFFNRYNSNDNPFLMVLSPPAPHAPFTPAVRHIDKYKDIKAKRTPNFNTLTQTDKHWLVKRGPSPLPQKILPKLDEIYRRRWESLLAVDELVKSVHDLLEQKDLLKDTYIIFTSDNGYHIGQFSMPMDKRQPYETDIRIPLLISGPGIPHSTVTKPISSVDLFATILQIAGLEHPSDGISFLRKTLSNDRTVLIEYRGEKSNYKPNTGCPSDNDLNLALCNQELACKCEDARNNTYSCIRRISPLHDNIFCIFEDNEAYIEAYDLTQDNYQMNNIGYSMKREHRYKFRKRLKKMVSCQDNECIFTNLGNTYY encoded by the exons GGATG ACACCAATGAAGAATACGTTAAATCTTATTGGAGGTAAAGGTGcaacatttttaaatcaa TTCGTAGCATCTCCAATTTGTTGTCCTAACAGAGCTTCCATTCTAACCGGTAGATATCAACATAATCATTTAACagtaaataattctatttctgGAGGTTGTAATAGTATTGAATGGCAAGAAAGACAAGAACCTAATACGTTTGCTgcacatttaaaaaatgaaatgaattatattacattttatgctggaaaatatttgaataag TATGGAAGCAAAAGTGTTGGTGGGGTCAACCATATTCCACCAGGTTGGGATTGGTGGGCTGCGCTTGTTGGGAActcaaaatattacaattataccTTGTCTATTAAtggtacaaaaaaagaatatggaGATGAACCTGAGGATTACCTCACAGATGTGATA GCCAATTTAGTTAaggaattttttaatcgatacaaTTCCAACGATAATCCTTTTCTAATGGTATTGTCGCCTCCTGCACCTCATGCACCTTTTACACCAGCTGTAAGGCATATTGACAAGTACAAAGATATAAAAGCCAAAAGAACACcaaattttaatactttgaCTCAAaca gATAAACATTGGTTGGTCAAAAGAGGACCGTCGCCTCTTCCACAAAAAATATTGCCAAAATTAGACGAAATTTATAGGCGAAGATGGGAGAGCCTTTTAGCTGTCGATGAACTCGTTAAAAGTGTACATGACTTGTTAGAACAGAAAGATCTTttgaaagatacatatattatttttacatcggATAATGGATATCATATCG gACAATTCAGTATGCCAATGGATAAACGTCAACCATACGAAACTGATATAAGAATTCCATTACTGATCAGTGGTCCTGGAATACCTCACTCGACGGTAACTAAACCAATTAGTAGCGTAGATTTATTTGCTACGATCTTACAGATAGCTGGCTTAGAACATCCCTCGGATGGTATatctttcttaagaaaaacattgtcgaacgatcgaacagttttaatagaatatagaGGAGAAAAGTCAAATTATAAGCCAAATACTGGATGTCCTAGTGATAATGATCTAAATCTAGCT CTTTGCAATCAAGAATTGGCTTGTAAATGCGAGGATGCCAGAAATAATACTTACAGCTGTATTAGACGTATTTCTCCGTTacacgataatattttttgtatattcgaAGACAACGAG gCATACATCGAGGCTTACGATTTAACACAGGACAATTATCAAATGAATAACATCGGCTATAGTATGAAACGTGAACATAGATATAAGTTTAGAAAACGTCTTAAAAAGATGGTTTCTTGTCAGGATAATGAATGTATTTTTACAAACTTAGGaaatacgtattattaa